A part of Aegilops tauschii subsp. strangulata cultivar AL8/78 chromosome 2, Aet v6.0, whole genome shotgun sequence genomic DNA contains:
- the LOC109737322 gene encoding probable pectinesterase 66, which translates to MECHRTVSSVVLVLVLVLLLRWPALSSASVPVSRTITVDSKGGGDFRSIQSAVNLVPDGNRQWVRIHVRAGGYREKVTIPKAKGYILLEGEGHSSTEIYFDDHAHGSTDGLMRRGADAMLTHETATFSVYADDFVARDVIFTNTHNRVNKSHVTQALAALVGGDRIAFHRCAFNGFEDTLCDNTGRHYFRECFIKGGVDFIFGYARSIYDGCTLVSNIPSRYGRRHAGWVTAHARRHAGDPGGFVFKGGELRGTGRQYLGRAWNKYATVVYYHVNMSSVVVPQGWAPWYAGNNTNDIMFAEVGCTGPGSDMARRVPWEKHLSKAEVKKFVDMSFIDDGWLSKQP; encoded by the exons ATGGAGTGCCACCGTACTGTTAGTTCGGTCGTGCTCGTGCTcgtgctcgtgctgctgctccgGTGGCCGGCGTTGAGCTCTGCGTCTGTGCCGGTGTCGAGGACCATCACCGTGGACAGTAAAGGGGGAGGAGATTTCAGGAGCATTCAGTCGGCGGTGAACCTCGTCCCGGACGGCAACCGCCAGTGGGTCAGGATCCACGTCCGGGCAGGGGGCTACAG GGAGAAGGTGACCATCCCAAAGGCGAAAGGCTACATCTTGCTGGAAGGGGAGGGCCACTCCAGCACGGAAATCTACTTCGACGACCACGCCCACGGCAGCACCGACGGCCTGATGCGCCGCGGCGCCGATGCGATGCTGACGCACGAGACCGCCACCTTCAGTGTCTACGCGGACGACTTCGTTGCCCGGgacgtcatcttcaccaacacgcACAACCGCGTCAACAAAAGCCACGTCACCCAAGCGCTCGCGGCGCTGGTCGGCGGTGACCGAATCGCCTTCCACCGCTGCGCCTTCAACGGCTTTGAGGACACGCTCTGCGACAACACCGGCCGGCACTACTTCCGTGAATGCTTCATCAAGGGCGGCGTCGACTTCATCTTCGGCTACGCCCGGTCCATCTACGACGGCTGCACCCTTGTGTCCAACATACCCTCGCGGTACGGCCGCCGCCATGCCGGGTGGGTGACGGCGCACGCGAGGCGCCACGCCGGCGACCCCGGCGGTTTTGTGTTCAAGGGCGGGGAGCTCCGAGGCACCGGGCGCCAGTACCTCGGACGCGCGTGGAACAAATATGCCACGGTCGTCTACTACCACGTGAACATGTCCAGCGTCGTCGTTCCGCAGGGGTGGGCTCCGTGGTACGCCGGCAATAATACTAACGATATCATGTTCGCAGAGGTTGGGTGCACCGGCCCCGGGTCAGACATGGCCAGGAGAGTGCCATGGGAGAAGCATCTCAGCAAGGCAGAGGTGAAGAAGTTCGTGGACATGAGCTTCATCGACGACGGTTGGCTAAGCAAGCAGCCATAG
- the LOC109737323 gene encoding probable pectinesterase 29 translates to MGCDRHHVVSLLVFVLVLLLRWPALSSARASVSRTITVDKKGRGDFRSVQPAVDSVPDGNREEKVTIPKEKRYILLEGEGHSSTEIYYDASNADDFVARDIAFMNSHNGFEKRNVSQAVAALVGGDQSAFYGCAFTGFQDTLCDYTGRHYFRGCFIKGAVDFIFGYGQSIYDGCTVVSNVPMSHSQQPGWVTVHGRLGAGSPGGLVFKGGEIGGTGRQYLGRAWNKYATVVFYHVNMSGVVIPQGWDGSKNIGPDTMFAEVGITGPGSDMAMRVPWEKASDRGGGEEVHGHQLHR, encoded by the exons ATGGGATGCGACCGCCACCATGTTGTTAGTTTGCTGGTGTTcgtgctcgtgctgctgctccgGTGGCCGGCGTTGAGCTCTGCACGGGCGTCGGTGTCCAGGACCATCACCGTGGACAAGAAAGGGAGAGGGGATTTCAGAAGTGTGCAGCCGGCAGTGGACTCCGTGCCGGACGGCAACCGGGA GGAGAAGGTGACCATCCCAAAGGAGAAGCGATACATCTTGCTCGAAGGGGAGGGCCACTCGAGCACGGAGATCTACTACGACGCCAGCAACGCCGACGACTTCGTCGCCCGGGACATCGCCTTCATGAACTCACACAACGGTTTTGAAAAGCGAAACGTGAGTCAGGCGGTGGCCGCGCTGGTCGGCGGCGACCAGAGCGCCTTCTACGGCTGCGCGTTCACCGGCTTCCAGGATACACTTTGCGACTACACTGGCAGGCACTACTTCCGCGGCTGCTTCATCAAGGGCGCTGTCGACTTCATCTTCGGTTACGGCCAGTCCATCTACGACGGCTGCACCGTCGTGTCCAACGTGCCCATGTCGCACAGCCAGCAGCCCGGGTGGGTGACGGTGCACGGCAGGTTGGGCGCCGGCAGCCCCGGTGGGCTGGTGTTCAAGGGCGGCGAGATCGGGGGGACTGGTCGCCAGTACCTCGGCCGCGCGTGGAACAAGTATGCCACTGTCGTCTTTTACCACGTGAACATGTCCGGCGTCGTTATCCCGCAAGGATGGGATGGCTCGAAGAACATCGGCCCTGATACGATGTTCGCGGAAGTTGGTATCACCGGGCCGGGGTCAGACATGGCCATGAGAGTGCCGTGGGAGAAAGCATCTGACCGAGGTGGAGGTGAAGAGGTTCATGGACATCAGCTTCATCGATGA